In the genome of Thermoanaerobacterium sp. PSU-2, one region contains:
- the rpoN gene encoding RNA polymerase factor sigma-54 — MKLDMGLNLKQVQKLLMTPQLKQAIEILQLNSYELNELITSELETNPMLEAYEDKEDVIEIYHELNKNSDLDKYNYSSDDEERDDLSFENMVSTDTSLTDHLLFQLHITPLTKKIKEICKVIIYDLDSNGYLNDDIKKLSEDYNYSEEDVLMALNVVQSFDPPGIAARNLTECLMLQLKSKNMYNGVVKEIVENYLNEIADNKLSLIAKKLNVDIKEVQNAVDEIKKLNPRPGSSFSSYNDIKYVIPDAYIKKIDGDYVVLINESLYPGLRINKSYESILTVTDDDNIRKYLSNKIQSAMWLIKSIESRRDTLYKVLSAIVKEQRSFFDREQKYIKPMNLKKIADAVGVHESTVSRAVNGKYVDTPLGVFEIRYFFQSGIGNGDGEMFSQEMIKEMIKQLINEEDPQDTLSDQKIAEILSKKGVTISRRTVAKYREEMNIPSSSKRKRY; from the coding sequence ATGAAGCTGGATATGGGACTTAATTTAAAACAAGTACAGAAATTATTGATGACGCCTCAGCTTAAACAGGCCATCGAGATATTACAGCTAAATTCGTACGAGTTAAATGAGCTTATCACAAGTGAATTGGAAACCAACCCCATGTTGGAGGCGTACGAAGATAAGGAAGACGTCATTGAGATTTACCATGAGTTAAATAAGAATAGTGACCTTGATAAGTACAATTACAGCAGCGATGACGAAGAGAGAGATGACTTAAGCTTTGAAAACATGGTCTCGACTGATACGTCCCTTACAGATCATCTGCTGTTTCAACTTCATATAACACCTCTTACGAAGAAAATAAAAGAGATATGCAAAGTCATAATTTACGATCTTGACAGCAATGGCTATCTAAACGATGATATCAAAAAACTCAGCGAAGATTACAATTACAGTGAAGAAGATGTATTGATGGCTTTAAATGTAGTGCAATCATTTGACCCGCCGGGGATCGCAGCGAGAAATTTAACGGAATGTCTCATGCTTCAGTTAAAAAGCAAAAACATGTATAATGGCGTAGTAAAAGAAATTGTGGAAAATTATTTAAACGAAATTGCGGACAACAAGCTTTCGCTTATAGCAAAAAAATTAAATGTGGATATTAAAGAAGTGCAGAATGCCGTAGACGAGATAAAAAAGCTAAATCCGAGGCCTGGAAGTAGTTTTTCAAGCTATAACGATATCAAATACGTCATTCCAGACGCTTATATAAAGAAAATAGACGGCGATTATGTTGTGCTTATAAATGAGTCTTTGTATCCTGGCTTGAGGATAAATAAGTCGTATGAAAGCATTTTGACTGTCACTGATGATGACAATATAAGGAAGTACCTGTCAAATAAAATTCAGTCAGCCATGTGGCTTATAAAAAGCATTGAGTCGAGAAGGGACACTTTGTACAAAGTGTTAAGTGCGATAGTAAAGGAGCAAAGGTCATTTTTTGACAGAGAACAGAAGTACATTAAACCTATGAACTTAAAGAAGATTGCAGATGCAGTGGGAGTTCATGAATCGACGGTAAGCAGGGCAGTAAACGGAAAGTACGTCGATACACCTTTAGGTGTTTTTGAAATCAGATACTTCTTCCAAAGCGGCATCGGCAATGGCGACGGTGAGATGTTTTCGCAGGAAATGATAAAAGAGATGATAAAGCAACTAATAAACGAAGAAGACCCTCAAGATACTTTAAGCGACCAAAAAATCGCTGAGATTTTATCTAAAAAAGGCGTAACGATATCGAGAAGGACTGTTGCTAAGTACAGGGAAGAGATGAATATTCCATCATCCAGCAAGAGAAAAAGATATTGA
- a CDS encoding acylphosphatase, whose translation MKKTVHLNLTGHVQGVGLRYSVYNMALRLNITGYAKNLYDGSVEIVAEGNEEDINMLIDYIKNGLRWARVESIAQKWDDYQGLYHSFEIM comes from the coding sequence GTGAAAAAAACAGTCCATCTTAATTTGACAGGCCATGTGCAAGGTGTTGGACTTAGGTATTCTGTTTACAACATGGCTTTGAGGCTTAATATAACTGGATATGCAAAGAATCTGTACGATGGAAGCGTTGAGATTGTAGCAGAAGGCAATGAAGAAGACATAAACATGCTTATCGATTACATAAAAAATGGACTAAGATGGGCAAGGGTAGAAAGTATAGCTCAAAAATGGGATGACTACCAAGGTCTGTATCACTCTTTTGAAATAATGTAG
- a CDS encoding VanW family protein, whose amino-acid sequence METKDTKSIKSKSNYFYIILLLLIITVFAGSFVMFYAVMNQNTIAKGVFVNGISLSGLTKSEAHLKLQDNLKTVNNLKVVLKYNDKQFVLPSGDVKISYDYDAIVNEAYSIGKSGNFINRIKTIYDVSKNGKYLKYSPTANFNGLDKFVMDVSKNIDKNPVDAKIYVSDGKINITNDISGLKVDANKTIESIKSAVKNVIMTGDKDYVEVPVTVKKVDADIKASELSMIKGKIVSFSTQFNTGDANRSENLAVAAKAVNGKLLMPGQVFSLNKTLGPRIIQNGYKEAPVIIGNKLVPDIGGGVCQVATTIYNAALRADMKIDERYHHTFPVGYVSPGQDATISGDVLDLKFENPTKYPIYIESYISGNNFIVNFYGYPEDPGKRIDIYSEIVEKYEPKVTYVDDPTLPEGVTQVDVEKHTGYKVNTYRLIYENNVLVKKEFLYTDIYKPVDGVIRRGVKKDEVSNNESVQSQIDEKNVSTDDLNGKPQNINPTN is encoded by the coding sequence ATGGAGACAAAGGACACAAAAAGCATAAAGAGTAAAAGCAATTATTTTTACATCATTCTTCTTTTATTAATAATAACTGTGTTTGCTGGTTCATTTGTGATGTTCTATGCTGTCATGAATCAAAATACTATTGCAAAGGGAGTTTTTGTCAATGGAATTAGTCTTAGTGGACTTACTAAATCTGAAGCCCATTTAAAACTGCAAGATAACCTTAAGACGGTAAACAATTTAAAAGTCGTTTTAAAGTACAACGACAAGCAGTTTGTACTTCCAAGCGGTGACGTTAAAATAAGTTACGACTATGATGCTATCGTCAATGAAGCTTATTCTATAGGTAAAAGTGGGAACTTCATAAATCGAATAAAGACCATATACGATGTATCTAAGAACGGTAAATATCTTAAATACAGCCCCACAGCCAATTTTAACGGTTTAGATAAATTTGTGATGGACGTATCAAAAAACATAGACAAAAATCCTGTTGACGCTAAGATATACGTGTCTGACGGTAAGATAAACATTACAAATGATATTTCGGGTTTAAAAGTCGATGCAAATAAGACAATTGAAAGTATAAAAAGTGCGGTAAAGAATGTGATTATGACAGGTGATAAAGATTATGTAGAAGTTCCTGTCACGGTTAAAAAAGTCGATGCAGACATAAAGGCTTCAGAACTCAGCATGATAAAAGGCAAAATTGTCAGTTTTTCTACACAATTCAATACTGGCGATGCAAATAGGTCGGAAAACCTTGCTGTAGCTGCAAAAGCTGTAAATGGCAAGCTGCTTATGCCGGGGCAAGTTTTTTCTCTTAATAAAACGTTAGGGCCGAGAATCATACAGAATGGATATAAAGAAGCGCCTGTGATTATCGGTAATAAGCTGGTTCCCGACATAGGTGGTGGTGTGTGTCAAGTTGCAACTACCATTTACAATGCTGCGTTAAGAGCAGATATGAAAATTGATGAGAGATATCATCACACATTTCCTGTCGGATACGTTTCGCCAGGGCAAGATGCTACAATCTCAGGAGACGTTCTCGATTTAAAGTTTGAAAATCCAACAAAATACCCTATATACATTGAATCGTACATCAGCGGAAATAACTTTATAGTGAACTTTTACGGATATCCGGAAGATCCAGGCAAAAGGATCGACATATATTCTGAGATTGTGGAAAAGTACGAGCCAAAAGTAACATATGTTGATGATCCTACTTTGCCTGAAGGAGTCACGCAGGTAGATGTGGAAAAGCATACAGGATACAAGGTAAATACTTACAGGCTCATTTATGAGAATAATGTTTTGGTGAAAAAGGAATTTTTGTATACAGACATATATAAGCCAGTTGACGGCGTCATAAGGCGGGGCGTGAAAAAAGATGAAGTAAGTAATAATGAAAGTGTTCAAAGCCAAATTGATGAAAAGAATGTATCTACAGATGATTTAAATGGAAAGCCGCAAAACATAAATCCTACAAATTAA
- the nth gene encoding endonuclease III — protein sequence MMITKDEALEVIEILKKTYPDAKPGLHFKNAFELLVATILSAQCTDKRVNIVTEKLFKKYKSPFDLKDVDPLEFEEEIRDCGLYRNKSRNIINTCKILCDKYGGIVPDDMEKLMELPGVGRKTANVIISNAFKQDAIAVDTHVFRVSNRIGLAESDDVLKTEYQLMDIIPKSLWSLSHHLLIYHGRNICTARKPKCDICPINHICKFYKNFIKN from the coding sequence TTGATGATAACGAAAGATGAAGCGTTGGAAGTTATAGAAATTCTTAAAAAGACATATCCTGATGCAAAACCCGGTCTACATTTTAAAAATGCCTTTGAGCTATTGGTAGCCACAATACTATCAGCACAGTGTACCGACAAAAGAGTCAATATTGTTACAGAAAAACTTTTTAAAAAGTACAAATCGCCATTTGACTTAAAAGACGTTGATCCATTGGAATTTGAAGAAGAAATAAGGGATTGCGGTCTTTACAGGAATAAGTCCAGAAACATAATAAACACCTGCAAAATTTTGTGTGACAAGTACGGTGGCATTGTGCCTGATGATATGGAAAAGCTTATGGAGTTACCGGGTGTTGGCAGGAAAACTGCAAATGTGATTATAAGCAATGCCTTTAAACAGGATGCGATTGCGGTTGATACCCACGTTTTTAGGGTGTCAAATAGGATTGGCCTTGCTGAAAGCGATGATGTTTTAAAGACAGAGTATCAGCTTATGGATATTATACCTAAAAGTTTGTGGTCTTTGTCTCATCACCTTCTCATATACCATGGAAGAAACATCTGTACGGCACGGAAGCCTAAGTGCGATATTTGCCCTATCAATCATATTTGTAAGTTTTATAAAAATTTTATAAAAAATTAA
- the gap gene encoding type I glyceraldehyde-3-phosphate dehydrogenase: MAVKVGINGFGRIGRNFFRAALKKNVDLDIVAFNDLTDAKTLAHLLKYDSTFGQFEGEVVAKEDSLVVNGKEIKILKETDPAKLPWKELGVDIVIESTGRFTNKEDAVKHIEAGAKKVIISAPAKNEDITIVMGVNEDKYDPNAHHVISNASCTTNCLAPFAKVLHNKFGIKRGLMTTVHSYTNDQRILDLPHKDLRRARSAAMSIIPTTTGAAKAVALVLPELKGKLNGFAMRVPTPDVSVVDLVAELEKSVTVEEVNAALKEAAENELKGILGYTDEPLVSMDFKGDSRSSIVDGLSTMVMEGNMVKVVSWYDNEWGYSNRVVDLAKYVADRL, translated from the coding sequence ATGGCAGTAAAAGTAGGTATTAATGGCTTTGGTAGAATAGGCAGAAACTTTTTTAGAGCAGCATTAAAGAAAAATGTAGATCTTGATATTGTTGCATTCAACGATCTTACTGATGCAAAAACATTAGCACATCTATTAAAATACGATTCAACATTCGGTCAATTCGAAGGCGAAGTCGTCGCAAAAGAAGATTCACTTGTTGTAAATGGCAAGGAAATAAAGATATTAAAAGAAACAGATCCCGCAAAATTACCTTGGAAGGAATTAGGTGTTGACATAGTTATCGAATCAACAGGTAGATTTACAAACAAGGAAGATGCAGTAAAACACATTGAAGCTGGAGCAAAGAAAGTAATAATTTCTGCACCTGCTAAAAACGAAGATATAACAATCGTTATGGGTGTTAACGAGGACAAATACGATCCAAACGCACATCATGTTATTTCAAATGCTTCATGCACAACAAACTGCTTAGCACCATTTGCAAAAGTTTTACATAACAAATTTGGAATTAAGAGAGGTTTAATGACAACTGTTCACTCATACACAAACGATCAGAGGATACTGGACCTTCCTCATAAAGATTTAAGAAGAGCAAGATCAGCAGCAATGTCAATTATTCCGACAACAACTGGTGCTGCAAAAGCAGTTGCACTTGTATTGCCTGAATTAAAAGGAAAATTAAACGGTTTTGCAATGAGAGTTCCAACACCAGACGTATCTGTTGTTGACCTTGTTGCAGAGCTTGAAAAGAGCGTAACTGTAGAAGAAGTAAATGCAGCATTGAAAGAAGCAGCAGAAAACGAACTTAAAGGCATTCTTGGATATACAGATGAACCATTAGTATCAATGGACTTCAAAGGCGATTCAAGATCATCAATTGTTGATGGCTTGTCAACGATGGTTATGGAAGGCAATATGGTAAAAGTTGTTTCATGGTATGACAACGAATGGGGTTATTCAAACAGGGTTGTTGACCTTGCTAAGTATGTAGCAGATAGACTGTAA
- the queG gene encoding tRNA epoxyqueuosine(34) reductase QueG, with translation MTCVTKEEIKEFAYKSGIDVIGFASPDCLFEYRDLLLYRLNNGLNCNIEEKDVEKRINPYYLFSDVKTIISVAVSYNVDYEFEVPKSGYGVISKTAWGTDYHKVMIDLLKNLENFISSKCGGTKTVLLVDNNPLLERAIAYNAGIGFFGKNNMIINEEFGSYLFLGEMLINVQFEPDSKIESKCGSCTRCLKACPGKALIEEYKIDANKCLSYATIKKGYLSDSTLKRLGTRIYGCDTCQDVCPFNEKAKKVTRREFMPQNLKPKHDLKDILCLDNKKFKELFGATSASWRGKNTIIRNAIIAAINSNDKDSIEPLKKLINSESAYIRGYSAYALSILDKENAFPYIEKAYLNEKDESTKEFMKKAITNIRGETFDDNER, from the coding sequence GTGACTTGTGTCACAAAAGAGGAGATTAAGGAGTTTGCTTATAAATCCGGTATTGACGTGATAGGCTTTGCAAGTCCTGATTGTCTTTTCGAGTATAGGGATTTATTGCTTTATAGGCTTAACAATGGTTTAAATTGCAACATTGAAGAAAAGGATGTAGAAAAGAGGATAAATCCCTATTATCTTTTTAGCGATGTCAAGACCATAATATCTGTCGCTGTTTCATACAACGTAGATTATGAATTTGAAGTTCCAAAGTCCGGATATGGCGTTATTTCAAAGACTGCATGGGGCACAGATTATCACAAAGTCATGATTGATTTGCTTAAAAATTTGGAAAATTTTATTTCATCTAAATGTGGTGGCACCAAGACTGTTTTGCTTGTTGACAACAATCCGCTTTTGGAAAGAGCCATTGCTTACAATGCGGGTATTGGATTTTTTGGGAAAAATAATATGATAATAAATGAGGAATTTGGATCATATTTATTTTTGGGAGAGATGCTGATAAACGTGCAATTTGAACCGGACTCCAAAATTGAATCAAAGTGTGGCAGTTGCACAAGATGCCTTAAAGCGTGTCCTGGGAAAGCATTGATTGAAGAATACAAAATAGACGCCAATAAGTGTTTGTCGTATGCTACAATTAAGAAAGGATACTTAAGCGATAGCACATTAAAAAGATTAGGAACTCGAATATATGGCTGTGATACATGCCAGGATGTTTGCCCATTTAATGAAAAAGCAAAGAAAGTCACAAGGCGTGAATTTATGCCACAAAATCTTAAACCTAAACACGATTTGAAAGACATCTTATGCCTTGACAATAAAAAGTTTAAAGAATTATTTGGAGCTACATCGGCATCCTGGAGAGGCAAGAATACTATAATAAGAAATGCCATAATTGCGGCTATCAACTCAAATGACAAGGATTCAATCGAACCGTTGAAAAAGCTTATAAACTCTGAAAGTGCTTATATAAGAGGATATAGCGCATACGCATTAAGCATCCTTGACAAAGAAAATGCTTTTCCATACATTGAAAAAGCTTATTTAAATGAAAAAGATGAGTCTACAAAGGAATTTATGAAGAAAGCCATAACGAATATTAGAGGTGAGACTTTTGATGATAACGAAAGATGA
- a CDS encoding phosphoglycerate kinase, whose translation MKKTVRDIDVKGKRVLVRVDFNVPMDSEKNITDDTRIKAALPTIQYLLDNNAKVILVSHLGRPKGKFNMEYSMKPVAKRLSELLGKQVIVADDVIGEDAKAKANALKDGEVLLLENVRFHAEEEKNDPDFSKELASLADVFVNDAFGTAHRAHASTTGVASYLPAVSGFLIEKELNFMGGALENPERPFVAILGGAKVSDKIGVITNLLDKVDSLLIGGGMAYTFIKAEGHEIGKSLLEEDKLELAKDLIEKAKQKGVKLLLPVDTVVSAELKSGVPYEVVDIDKMPNDKIGVDIGPKTIEEFSKVIKGAKTVVWNGPMGVFEIREFAKGTEAIAKAMSECGGTTIIGGGDSAAAVEQLGYADKVSHISTGGGASLEFLEGKVLPGIAALNDK comes from the coding sequence ATGAAAAAAACTGTAAGGGATATCGATGTAAAAGGCAAGAGAGTCCTTGTAAGGGTAGACTTTAATGTTCCTATGGACAGTGAAAAAAACATCACTGATGATACGAGAATAAAAGCCGCTTTGCCTACTATCCAATATCTTTTAGACAATAATGCAAAGGTGATATTAGTATCACACTTAGGAAGGCCGAAGGGCAAGTTCAACATGGAGTATTCTATGAAGCCTGTTGCAAAAAGGCTTTCAGAGTTACTTGGAAAACAAGTCATTGTAGCTGATGATGTAATAGGTGAAGATGCTAAGGCAAAAGCTAACGCATTAAAAGACGGTGAAGTGCTGCTTTTGGAAAATGTCAGATTCCACGCTGAAGAAGAAAAAAATGATCCAGATTTTTCAAAAGAATTGGCGTCATTAGCTGACGTATTTGTCAACGATGCGTTTGGCACAGCACATAGAGCGCACGCATCTACGACGGGAGTTGCAAGTTACTTGCCAGCAGTATCTGGATTTTTAATTGAGAAAGAGTTAAACTTCATGGGCGGTGCTTTGGAAAATCCAGAAAGACCTTTTGTGGCAATACTGGGCGGTGCAAAAGTTTCAGATAAAATTGGCGTCATCACGAACCTTTTAGACAAAGTTGACAGCCTATTGATTGGCGGCGGTATGGCATACACATTTATAAAGGCTGAAGGCCACGAAATAGGCAAATCCCTTTTGGAGGAAGATAAATTAGAGCTTGCCAAAGACTTAATCGAAAAGGCTAAGCAAAAAGGAGTTAAGTTGCTTTTACCGGTAGATACAGTAGTCAGTGCAGAATTAAAATCAGGCGTTCCATACGAAGTGGTTGATATAGACAAGATGCCTAATGACAAAATCGGCGTAGACATTGGACCAAAGACAATTGAAGAATTTTCAAAAGTCATAAAAGGTGCAAAGACAGTAGTTTGGAATGGCCCTATGGGTGTATTTGAAATCAGAGAATTCGCAAAGGGAACAGAGGCAATCGCAAAAGCCATGAGTGAGTGCGGTGGCACTACTATAATCGGTGGCGGAGATTCTGCTGCGGCAGTTGAGCAGTTAGGCTATGCAGACAAAGTGTCACATATATCGACAGGTGGCGGTGCGTCATTAGAATTCTTAGAAGGCAAGGTATTGCCTGGAATAGCCGCATTAAACGACAAATAA
- a CDS encoding Cof-type HAD-IIB family hydrolase, with protein sequence MSYKLIAIDMDDTLLTHDKQISRENLEALKKARDAGIYVVISTGRIYASAYAYSEFLGFKPYIIASNGAMVIDDNDEEIYKSVLDIDILSYLIDLAKKNDLYYHFYSDKIVYSPEITSKFQKYGEWNRLYAETLRVEVENIPSHTEFESKLKDSIVKFVMFDEDSEKIKAVRKTIDNEKGDRLETTSSFHNNIEILNKGVNKGNGLKILGEYLGVDRSEMVAIGDSENDVEMVEYAGFGVAMENAIDKLKKTADFITKSNMENGVAYVINKFIL encoded by the coding sequence ATGTCATATAAATTAATTGCAATAGATATGGATGATACACTTTTGACGCATGACAAGCAAATATCGAGAGAAAACTTAGAAGCATTAAAAAAAGCTCGTGATGCAGGCATTTATGTTGTCATATCAACGGGCAGGATTTATGCTTCTGCTTATGCATACTCGGAATTCTTAGGATTCAAGCCATACATCATTGCCAGCAATGGAGCCATGGTGATAGATGACAATGATGAAGAAATTTATAAAAGTGTGCTTGATATAGACATATTGTCGTATTTGATAGATTTGGCAAAGAAAAACGACCTTTATTATCATTTTTACAGCGATAAAATAGTTTATTCACCGGAGATTACCAGTAAATTCCAAAAGTATGGGGAGTGGAACAGATTGTACGCTGAAACATTACGAGTAGAAGTGGAGAATATACCTTCTCATACAGAATTTGAAAGCAAGTTGAAAGACAGCATTGTGAAATTTGTAATGTTTGACGAAGATTCAGAGAAAATAAAAGCAGTGAGAAAAACGATAGATAACGAAAAAGGCGATAGATTAGAGACTACAAGCTCGTTTCACAATAATATAGAAATATTAAATAAAGGTGTAAACAAAGGAAACGGCCTCAAGATATTGGGAGAATATTTGGGAGTGGACAGATCAGAAATGGTGGCAATAGGTGACAGTGAAAATGATGTAGAGATGGTTGAATACGCAGGTTTTGGTGTGGCAATGGAAAATGCCATAGATAAACTTAAAAAAACGGCAGACTTTATCACAAAATCAAACATGGAAAACGGCGTCGCTTACGTCATAAATAAATTTATCTTGTAA
- a CDS encoding Fur family transcriptional regulator — MDDISSILKEKGLKVTPQRLAIINMLKNTKEHPSAETIYKTLSSDFPTMSLATVYKTLEMLKSIGLVQELNVGEGSFRYDANVNSHPHLICYGCNRVDDLDDSALDDLLGEVSKHTDYLLMDQKLYFYGYCPDCKKKVTN; from the coding sequence ATGGACGATATCTCGTCAATCCTGAAAGAAAAGGGATTAAAAGTGACACCGCAAAGGCTTGCTATCATCAACATGCTTAAAAATACCAAGGAACATCCAAGTGCTGAAACCATATACAAGACGCTGTCGTCCGATTTCCCAACAATGAGTTTGGCTACTGTCTATAAGACGCTTGAAATGCTAAAGAGTATAGGACTTGTGCAAGAACTTAATGTTGGTGAAGGTAGTTTCAGATACGATGCGAATGTCAATTCACACCCACATTTGATATGTTACGGATGCAATAGGGTAGACGACCTTGACGACTCAGCATTAGATGATCTTCTTGGTGAAGTAAGCAAACACACAGATTATCTTTTGATGGATCAAAAATTATATTTTTATGGCTATTGCCCTGATTGCAAAAAAAAGGTGACAAATTAA
- a CDS encoding sugar-binding domain-containing protein, translated as MNDIISLQQKIVPELIELLQKRYTIMRNIYFSQPIGRRALSYQLNIGERIIRTEVSFLKRQGLIDINPLGMTVTKDGEKLLEELKEFIHELKGLNNMEKTLKDRLKLKKVIVIPGDVDNDRLIKKDMGKSAAAYLKSIIKNDSIIALTGGSSVMEVANEMPQCYTKSDIMVVPARGGLGREVEKQANTIASVLAKKLGGSYKMLHIPDNVGKEAIETLMNEPDIKSVIDILKEADVVLFGIGRADVMADRRNLPSSTKEYLKNVGATSEALGFYLNINGETVYETPSIFLTKDDLKNVKNLIAVSGGKSKADAIISTCISGMVDVLITDEGAAFEILKSC; from the coding sequence ATGAATGACATAATATCATTACAACAGAAAATTGTGCCTGAGCTAATAGAACTGCTGCAAAAAAGGTATACTATAATGCGTAATATATATTTCAGCCAGCCAATAGGAAGGCGAGCTTTGTCATATCAGCTAAATATTGGCGAGAGGATAATAAGGACAGAGGTATCTTTTTTGAAGCGGCAAGGCCTTATCGATATAAATCCTTTAGGAATGACTGTGACTAAAGACGGCGAGAAGCTTTTGGAGGAGCTTAAGGAGTTTATCCATGAGTTAAAAGGCTTAAACAACATGGAAAAAACTTTGAAAGATCGCCTGAAACTAAAAAAGGTCATCGTGATACCAGGTGATGTCGATAATGATAGGCTTATAAAAAAAGATATGGGCAAATCTGCTGCAGCTTACCTTAAAAGCATAATAAAGAATGACAGCATCATTGCATTGACTGGCGGTTCAAGCGTGATGGAAGTTGCAAATGAAATGCCTCAGTGCTATACCAAATCAGACATAATGGTTGTGCCTGCAAGAGGTGGCTTAGGTCGCGAAGTGGAAAAACAAGCAAACACAATTGCATCAGTCCTCGCAAAAAAGTTGGGCGGTTCTTACAAAATGCTTCATATTCCTGACAACGTAGGCAAAGAAGCTATAGAGACCCTTATGAATGAGCCAGACATAAAAAGCGTTATTGACATATTGAAAGAAGCTGATGTAGTGCTTTTTGGCATAGGACGTGCAGATGTGATGGCTGACAGGCGAAATTTACCTTCATCGACTAAAGAGTATCTTAAGAATGTTGGTGCCACGTCAGAAGCATTGGGCTTTTACTTAAACATAAACGGTGAAACAGTTTATGAGACGCCAAGCATATTTCTCACAAAAGATGATTTAAAAAACGTCAAAAATTTGATAGCTGTTTCAGGTGGCAAAAGCAAAGCCGATGCGATTATATCAACTTGCATAAGCGGAATGGTGGATGTCCTTATAACTGATGAAGGCGCTGCATTTGAGATATTAAAAAGTTGTTAA